One Micromonospora eburnea genomic region harbors:
- a CDS encoding NYN domain-containing protein encodes MPLTEPYDDHLPEEGPVAAVHDAGESPRASSTDAASGSTDPGGPADPEPEPVLPEPVRQRIVALTAAVLPGLPADEVPVPLRRVAKFAPNRRARLGAPVIAAQLTADPLFRQRIAARVLADAGDLGAAVVEGTAPAAADPVEVAALAYLARPEGWRELIEASGAAVRAEADSAVVAELVREAEQRATRAEHDRAVARVEAEKLRDELARVREELGQLREEARQLARALRETQGRERKATEMLATERGRAARAAADADAELRRVRARLAEAESAAGVARAVAKEARSVDDAKLWLLLETIGQAAVGLRRELALDPVEKLPADFVADAFADQSAATPAGAAARARDTDDPARLDQLLALPKAHLVVDGYNVTKRGFGEMSLEQQRKRLIGGLGGIAAQTGDEVTVVFDGAERIHGLPPSPRGVRVLFSRKGETADELIRRLVRAEPPGRPVVVVSSDREVADGVRRHGAYPLGADSLLRRLSRS; translated from the coding sequence ATGCCCCTCACCGAGCCGTACGACGACCACCTCCCCGAGGAGGGGCCCGTGGCCGCCGTGCACGACGCCGGTGAGAGCCCGCGGGCTTCGAGTACGGACGCCGCCAGCGGGTCGACCGATCCCGGCGGGCCGGCCGACCCCGAGCCCGAGCCGGTCCTGCCCGAGCCGGTCCGGCAGCGGATCGTGGCGCTCACCGCGGCCGTGCTGCCCGGATTGCCCGCCGACGAGGTGCCCGTCCCGTTGCGCCGGGTCGCCAAGTTCGCCCCGAACCGGCGTGCCCGGCTGGGCGCCCCGGTCATCGCCGCCCAGCTCACCGCCGACCCGCTGTTCCGGCAGCGGATCGCCGCACGGGTGCTGGCCGATGCCGGCGACCTGGGCGCGGCCGTCGTGGAGGGGACCGCTCCGGCCGCCGCCGACCCGGTCGAGGTGGCCGCCCTGGCCTATCTGGCCCGGCCCGAGGGCTGGCGCGAACTGATCGAGGCGAGCGGCGCCGCGGTGCGCGCGGAGGCGGACAGTGCGGTGGTGGCCGAGCTGGTCCGGGAGGCCGAGCAGCGGGCCACCCGCGCCGAGCACGACCGGGCCGTGGCCCGGGTCGAGGCGGAGAAGCTCCGCGACGAGCTGGCCCGGGTGCGGGAGGAGTTGGGCCAGCTCCGCGAGGAGGCGCGCCAGCTCGCCCGGGCCCTGCGGGAGACCCAGGGCCGGGAGCGCAAGGCCACCGAGATGCTGGCCACCGAGCGGGGCCGGGCCGCGCGGGCGGCGGCGGACGCGGACGCCGAGCTGCGCCGCGTACGGGCCCGGCTGGCCGAGGCGGAGTCCGCGGCGGGGGTGGCCCGGGCGGTCGCCAAGGAGGCCCGTTCGGTCGACGACGCGAAACTGTGGCTGCTGCTGGAGACCATCGGGCAGGCAGCGGTGGGGTTGCGCCGTGAGCTGGCGCTCGATCCGGTGGAGAAGCTGCCGGCGGACTTCGTCGCGGACGCCTTCGCCGACCAGTCGGCGGCCACCCCGGCCGGTGCCGCCGCCCGTGCCCGGGACACCGACGATCCGGCCCGGCTGGACCAGCTGCTCGCGCTGCCCAAGGCGCACCTGGTGGTCGACGGCTACAACGTCACCAAGCGCGGCTTCGGTGAGATGTCGCTGGAGCAGCAGCGTAAACGGCTGATCGGCGGGTTGGGTGGGATCGCCGCGCAGACCGGCGACGAGGTCACCGTGGTCTTCGACGGCGCGGAGCGGATCCACGGGTTGCCGCCCTCGCCGCGCGGGGTGCGGGTGCTCTTCTCCCGCAAGGGGGAGACCGCGGACGAGTTGATCCGCCGGCTGGTCCGCG
- a CDS encoding DEDD exonuclease domain-containing protein — translation MTRAEYVQETLAGLDRAAGTGVDPALPLYATTFVVVDLETTGGAPDGGGITEIGAVKVRGGEELGVLATLVNPGEPIPPFITVLTGITQAMLLPAPPIEQVLPSFLEFIADAVLVAHNAPYDVGFLKAACAKHGYRWPNPRVLDTAALARRVLTRDEVPNRKLGTLAAYFRTATQPTHRALDDAKATVDVLHGLIGRLGGHRVDTIGEAIEFAKAVTPTQRRKRHLADGLPKVPGVYIFRAADDRPLYVGTSGDIATRVRSYFTAAEKRARISEMLAAAERVEAVECAHSLEAEVRELRLIAAHAPPYNRRSKYPERQVWLKLTDEAYPRLSIVRDLAPTDTAYLGPFRSKQAAELAAAGFHDAVPLRQCTHRLSRRTTIPACALAELGRCPAPCEHRITPEEYDHRAATPFRTATTDDPQVVVDALLARIEVLSQAQRYEEAAVARARLAAVLRAAVRMQRLVALTRIAELAAARPHARGGWELALVRHGRLAGAGVSPPGVHPRPTLNAIRATAETVLPGHGPVPAASAEETERILSWLERPETRLVEASSGWASPTVGAGRFRALLAKAENGGSHQLSTERS, via the coding sequence GTGACGCGAGCCGAGTACGTCCAGGAGACGCTGGCCGGCCTGGACCGGGCGGCGGGCACCGGGGTCGACCCCGCGCTGCCGCTCTACGCGACCACCTTCGTGGTGGTCGACCTGGAGACCACCGGCGGCGCGCCGGACGGCGGCGGGATCACCGAGATCGGCGCGGTCAAGGTGCGCGGCGGCGAGGAGCTGGGGGTGCTGGCCACCCTGGTCAACCCCGGCGAGCCGATCCCGCCGTTCATCACCGTGCTGACCGGCATCACCCAGGCCATGCTGCTCCCCGCCCCGCCGATCGAGCAGGTGCTGCCGAGCTTCCTGGAGTTCATCGCCGACGCCGTGCTGGTCGCCCACAACGCCCCGTACGACGTGGGCTTCCTGAAGGCCGCCTGCGCGAAGCACGGCTACCGCTGGCCCAACCCGCGGGTGCTGGACACCGCGGCGCTGGCCCGCCGGGTGCTCACCCGCGACGAGGTGCCCAACCGCAAGCTGGGCACCCTGGCCGCCTACTTCCGCACCGCCACCCAGCCGACCCACCGGGCGTTGGACGACGCGAAGGCCACCGTCGACGTGCTGCACGGGCTGATCGGCCGGCTCGGCGGGCACCGGGTGGACACCATCGGCGAGGCGATCGAGTTCGCCAAGGCGGTCACCCCCACCCAGCGCCGCAAACGCCACCTCGCCGACGGGCTGCCGAAGGTGCCCGGGGTCTACATCTTCCGGGCCGCCGACGACCGGCCGCTCTACGTCGGCACCTCCGGCGACATCGCCACCCGGGTCCGCAGCTACTTCACCGCGGCGGAGAAACGGGCCCGGATCTCGGAGATGCTGGCCGCCGCCGAGCGGGTCGAGGCCGTCGAGTGCGCGCACTCGCTGGAGGCGGAGGTCCGCGAGCTGCGGTTGATCGCCGCGCACGCGCCGCCGTACAACCGGCGCTCGAAGTACCCGGAACGCCAGGTCTGGCTGAAGCTGACCGACGAGGCGTACCCGAGGCTGTCGATCGTGCGCGACCTCGCCCCCACCGACACCGCCTACCTCGGCCCGTTCCGCTCCAAGCAGGCCGCCGAGCTGGCCGCCGCCGGCTTCCACGACGCGGTGCCGTTGCGCCAGTGCACCCACCGGCTCTCCCGGCGTACCACCATTCCGGCCTGCGCGCTGGCCGAGCTGGGTCGCTGCCCGGCACCCTGCGAGCACCGGATCACCCCGGAGGAATACGACCACCGCGCCGCCACCCCGTTCCGTACCGCGACCACCGACGACCCGCAGGTGGTGGTGGACGCCCTGCTCGCCCGGATCGAGGTGCTCTCCCAGGCACAGCGGTACGAGGAGGCCGCGGTGGCGCGCGCCCGGCTGGCCGCGGTGCTGCGCGCGGCGGTCCGGATGCAGCGCCTGGTCGCGCTGACCCGCATCGCCGAGCTGGCGGCCGCCCGCCCGCACGCCCGGGGCGGCTGGGAGCTGGCCCTGGTCCGGCACGGCCGGCTGGCCGGCGCGGGCGTCTCCCCGCCGGGCGTCCATCCGAGACCGACGCTGAACGCGATCCGGGCGACCGCCGAGACCGTCCTGCCCGGTCACGGTCCGGTTCCGGCGGCCTCCGCCGAGGAGACCGAACGCATCCTGTCCTGGTTGGAGCGACCGGAGACCCGGCTGGTGGAGGCCTCCTCCGGCTGGGCGTCGCCGACCGTCGGCGCAGGCCGGTTCCGCGCCCTACTGGCGAAGGCCGAAAACGGAGGGTCCCACCAACTCTCGACCGAACGCTCATGA
- a CDS encoding RelA/SpoT family protein, producing MDVDAGHGAALGGALPTQPGELPLTRRLRSLLTWPTNDTEPVSALVRAHRGIHANAEASVLRRAYTIAENMHRGQFRKSGEPYITHPLAVAQICADLGMDTITLVAALLHDTVEDTRYTLQALQEDFGREVAHLVDGVTKFDKAFYGKAAEAETVRKMIVAAGKDVRVLIIKLADRLHNMRTLGVRSAASRERIARKTEEVLVPLCDRLGIQSLKRELDDVVLLHLHPEEHARIARHVHDRPGWDAYLAEVVAKTRVALRRSRVDAEVSPRPRHLYSIWKDTVAGGYAVPYDLPRIAIVVDGPATDCYAALGAVHGLWRPVPGRFKDFIASPKNNLYRSLHTSVRGPQDRTVEVLIRTEEMHRSAEYGIAAHYRFPGAAGRAADRADELAWLRRVLDWEQETVDPTQFMESLRCDLAEAQIQVVADGRQVVLPAGATPVDLAYELGTERGDHCLAARINGRLAPLSSELEEGDVVEIFTESDAETGFEADAAPRGPRREWLRFVKSPHAQMQINRWFAEHTEPGITIADKVRLGRATIGLALRKHNRGLASDLPLLRLSEELGYPDLETLLVAVFDRAVEPDTVVQQLIDLVDHRH from the coding sequence GTGGACGTCGACGCCGGACACGGCGCCGCCCTGGGCGGCGCCCTCCCGACCCAGCCGGGCGAACTGCCGCTGACCCGCCGGCTGCGCTCCCTGCTCACCTGGCCCACCAACGACACCGAACCGGTCAGCGCGCTGGTCCGCGCCCACCGGGGCATCCACGCCAACGCCGAAGCGTCGGTGCTGCGGCGGGCGTACACGATCGCCGAGAACATGCACCGCGGCCAGTTCCGCAAGAGCGGCGAGCCGTACATCACCCATCCCCTCGCCGTCGCCCAGATCTGCGCCGACCTCGGCATGGACACCATCACCCTGGTCGCCGCGCTGCTGCACGACACCGTGGAGGACACCCGCTACACCCTCCAGGCCCTCCAGGAGGACTTCGGCCGCGAGGTCGCCCACCTGGTCGACGGGGTGACCAAGTTCGACAAGGCGTTCTACGGCAAGGCCGCCGAGGCGGAGACCGTCCGCAAGATGATCGTCGCGGCCGGCAAGGACGTCCGGGTGCTGATCATCAAGCTGGCCGACCGGCTGCACAACATGCGCACCCTCGGCGTACGCTCCGCCGCCTCGCGGGAGCGGATCGCGCGCAAGACCGAGGAGGTACTCGTCCCGCTCTGCGACCGGCTGGGCATCCAGAGCCTGAAACGCGAGCTGGACGACGTGGTGCTGCTGCACCTGCACCCCGAGGAGCACGCCCGGATCGCCCGGCACGTGCACGACCGGCCCGGGTGGGACGCATACCTCGCCGAGGTGGTGGCGAAGACCAGGGTGGCGCTGCGCCGCAGCCGGGTCGACGCCGAGGTCTCCCCCCGCCCCCGGCACCTCTACTCGATCTGGAAGGACACCGTGGCGGGCGGGTACGCGGTCCCGTACGACCTGCCCCGCATCGCGATCGTGGTGGACGGTCCGGCCACCGACTGCTACGCCGCCCTCGGCGCGGTGCACGGGCTGTGGCGGCCGGTGCCGGGCCGCTTCAAGGACTTCATCGCCTCCCCCAAGAACAACCTCTACCGCTCGCTGCACACCAGCGTCCGCGGCCCGCAGGACCGTACGGTGGAGGTGCTCATCCGCACCGAGGAGATGCACCGTTCCGCCGAGTACGGCATCGCCGCCCACTACCGTTTCCCGGGCGCCGCCGGGCGGGCCGCCGACCGGGCCGACGAGCTGGCCTGGCTGCGCCGGGTGCTCGACTGGGAGCAGGAGACCGTCGACCCGACCCAGTTCATGGAGTCGCTGCGCTGCGACCTGGCGGAGGCGCAGATCCAGGTGGTCGCCGACGGGCGGCAGGTCGTCCTCCCGGCCGGCGCGACCCCGGTCGACCTGGCGTACGAGCTGGGCACCGAGCGGGGCGACCACTGCCTCGCCGCCCGGATCAACGGGCGGCTGGCCCCGCTCTCCTCCGAGCTGGAGGAGGGCGACGTGGTGGAGATCTTCACCGAGAGCGACGCGGAGACCGGCTTCGAGGCCGACGCCGCGCCGCGCGGGCCGCGCCGGGAGTGGCTGCGCTTCGTCAAGTCGCCGCACGCCCAGATGCAGATCAACCGCTGGTTCGCCGAGCACACCGAGCCGGGCATCACGATCGCCGACAAGGTACGCCTCGGCCGGGCCACCATCGGCCTCGCGCTGCGCAAGCACAACCGGGGCCTGGCCAGCGACCTGCCGCTGCTACGGCTGTCCGAGGAACTGGGCTATCCGGACCTGGAAACCCTGCTGGTGGCGGTCTTCGACCGGGCGGTCGAGCCGGACACGGTGGTCCAGCAGCTGATCGACCTCGTCGACCACCGGCACTAG
- a CDS encoding NUDIX hydrolase, translated as MIPRARATGRALGYQLFYRLPVPLRRRLVRLAVPKYVVGAVTLVRDAEAGGAGRLLLLRQPPGYSWTLPAGLLQRGEAPVVGAARELHEESGIRLSPDRLRPAVPNAVVHAKGWVDVVFETEVPASTAELKVDGAEVLEAAWHPLDDLPRLSRATANLLAYYDIGPRAGEVPPAAPPTA; from the coding sequence ATGATCCCCCGCGCGCGTGCCACCGGACGGGCCCTCGGCTATCAACTCTTCTACCGCCTTCCCGTCCCGCTGCGGCGTCGGCTGGTCCGCCTGGCCGTGCCGAAGTACGTCGTCGGCGCGGTCACCCTGGTCCGGGACGCCGAGGCCGGTGGCGCGGGGCGGCTCCTGCTGCTGCGCCAGCCGCCCGGCTACAGCTGGACCCTGCCGGCCGGGCTGCTGCAACGCGGTGAGGCGCCGGTGGTCGGCGCGGCCCGCGAGCTGCACGAGGAGTCGGGCATCCGGCTCTCCCCCGACCGGCTGCGTCCGGCCGTGCCCAATGCCGTGGTGCACGCCAAGGGTTGGGTCGACGTGGTCTTCGAGACCGAGGTGCCGGCCTCGACCGCCGAGCTGAAGGTGGACGGCGCCGAGGTGCTGGAGGCGGCCTGGCACCCGCTGGACGATCTGCCCCGGCTGAGCCGGGCCACCGCCAACCTGCTCGCCTACTACGACATCGGCCCGCGCGCCGGCGAGGTTCCGCCGGCGGCGCCTCCCACCGCGTGA
- a CDS encoding nucleotidyltransferase family protein has translation MDVCAVVLAAGEGTRLRPLTERVPKALCPVGNVPLLDRALDRLAGLGLTGPEHVAVNACYLGDLVVAHVGSRAHLSVEPGDPLGTAGGLGNLRDWVAGRGVLVGNADAYLADPVAPPGPDVAALLDGWDGRSVRLLGQPADDPAAPGTFGGHRFVGFSLLPWRLVRDLPATFGDLVRAVWRPAEAAGALAVVPYRGTFYDTGTPADYLAANLHAAGDGSLVHPSATVTGWVRRAVIGAGATVRGEVARAVVWPGATVGPDERLTDAVRAPGGLTVPAAQIAEPGTG, from the coding sequence GTGGACGTCTGCGCGGTGGTGCTCGCGGCCGGCGAGGGCACCCGGCTGCGCCCGCTGACCGAGCGGGTGCCCAAGGCGCTCTGCCCGGTCGGCAACGTGCCGCTGCTGGACCGGGCCCTCGACCGGCTGGCCGGGCTCGGCCTGACCGGCCCGGAACACGTCGCGGTGAACGCCTGTTACCTGGGCGACCTCGTGGTGGCGCACGTCGGCTCCCGGGCCCACCTGTCGGTCGAGCCGGGCGATCCGCTCGGCACCGCCGGCGGGCTGGGCAACCTGCGGGACTGGGTCGCCGGGCGGGGGGTGCTGGTCGGCAACGCCGACGCGTACCTGGCCGATCCGGTCGCCCCGCCGGGGCCGGACGTCGCCGCGCTGCTGGACGGCTGGGACGGGCGGAGCGTACGCCTGCTCGGCCAGCCGGCCGACGACCCGGCGGCTCCGGGCACCTTCGGCGGCCACCGGTTCGTCGGGTTCTCGCTGCTGCCCTGGCGGCTGGTGCGGGACCTGCCGGCGACCTTCGGCGACCTGGTACGGGCGGTGTGGCGACCGGCGGAGGCGGCCGGCGCGCTGGCGGTGGTGCCCTACCGGGGCACCTTCTACGACACCGGCACCCCGGCCGACTACCTGGCGGCCAACCTGCACGCGGCCGGCGACGGCAGCCTCGTGCACCCGAGCGCGACGGTCACCGGGTGGGTACGCCGGGCGGTGATCGGCGCGGGGGCGACCGTCCGGGGCGAGGTCGCCCGCGCCGTGGTCTGGCCCGGCGCGACGGTCGGGCCGGACGAACGGCTCACCGACGCGGTCCGCGCCCCGGGCGGACTGACCGTCCCGGCGGCCCAGATCGCCGAGCCGGGGACGGGCTGA
- a CDS encoding Lrp/AsnC family transcriptional regulator, protein MITAIVLIDCATDSIPEVAETLANLPGVSEVYSVAGHVDLIAMVRVREFEQIAQVIAGSISKVPGVINTESHIAFRAYSQHDLEEAFAIGLANAD, encoded by the coding sequence GTGATCACCGCGATCGTGCTGATCGACTGCGCCACCGACTCCATCCCCGAGGTGGCCGAAACCCTGGCCAACCTGCCCGGCGTCAGCGAGGTCTACTCGGTGGCCGGTCACGTCGACCTGATCGCCATGGTCCGGGTCCGCGAGTTCGAGCAGATCGCCCAGGTCATCGCCGGCAGCATCTCCAAGGTGCCCGGGGTGATCAACACCGAGTCGCACATCGCGTTCCGGGCGTACTCGCAGCACGACCTGGAGGAGGCGTTCGCGATCGGGCTGGCCAACGCCGACTGA
- a CDS encoding DUF4142 domain-containing protein: MLGIKRLGLLAAMVVVGLAPAAAAQAAAQPSTQDTQYLQALHQVNLFEIASGNLAQQKGQNEQVKDLGKQFVTDHTQLDDSVKSTAQQLNVQLPNSPTADQQNILNQLNGLSGAEFDKAWVTAELNGHVQAIQATQTQISQGSEQSVITLAQDALPVLQAHLDALTSLAETLGIPVPQTSPSGTPSPGGTTTPAPGGTESPAPGTTETPAPGTTETPAPSQS; encoded by the coding sequence ATGTTGGGTATCAAACGCCTCGGACTCCTGGCTGCCATGGTGGTGGTCGGGTTGGCGCCCGCCGCGGCGGCGCAGGCCGCGGCACAGCCGTCGACGCAGGACACCCAGTACCTGCAGGCGCTGCACCAGGTCAACCTCTTCGAGATCGCCTCGGGCAACCTGGCCCAGCAGAAGGGGCAGAACGAGCAGGTGAAGGATCTGGGCAAGCAGTTCGTTACGGACCACACCCAGCTGGACGACTCGGTGAAGTCCACCGCGCAGCAGTTGAACGTCCAGTTGCCGAACAGCCCGACCGCGGACCAGCAGAACATCCTCAACCAGCTGAACGGCCTCAGCGGGGCTGAGTTCGACAAGGCGTGGGTGACCGCCGAGCTGAACGGTCACGTCCAAGCCATCCAGGCCACTCAGACCCAGATCTCGCAGGGTTCCGAGCAGTCGGTGATCACGCTGGCCCAGGACGCGCTGCCGGTGCTCCAGGCGCACCTCGACGCCCTGACGTCGCTGGCTGAGACCCTGGGCATCCCGGTGCCGCAGACCAGCCCCAGCGGCACGCCCAGCCCGGGCGGCACCACCACGCCGGCTCCGGGCGGCACCGAGTCCCCGGCTCCGGGCACGACCGAGACGCCGGCTCCGGGCACCACGGAGACCCCGGCGCCGAGCCAGAGCTGA